In a genomic window of Flavobacterium sp. KACC 22761:
- a CDS encoding TonB-dependent receptor — MKKILLALILGFSSMISAQNSVSGIVTDNQNQPMPGVSVYAPELHKGTTTDAKGKYELNNLPNGSLRLAFNFVGYANQNQTIAKLAKENTLNVTLLQSIMEMDEVVVSTPFNKLQSQNVMKIEHESIKTLQQKGTSTLIEGLATIPGVAQISTGTSIGKPVIRGLSGNRVLVYSQGVRIENQQFGDEHGLGLNDAGIESVEVIKGPASLLYGSDALGGVLYFNPEKFADAGTFKANFSQKYFTNTQGSNSSIGLKTSTDNWKFLARGSYNTHSDYKISGGDRVTNSRYNETDFKTGIGYSNSSFSSVLRYNYNKLDIGIPEDGIAEQTSSKDTEFPRQGIFNHLLSLNNVVFFENSKLDVDLGYIANDRSEFEDSNKASLHMKLNTFNYNAKYHFPKFGKIETILGVQGMHQTNTNSGEEYLIPDATTNDFGVFGTANYEWDNSVLQAGLRFDNRNITSIAHGTEGEEGYFQALDRSFDSFNASLGYKTKLAEPLTLRLNVASGFRAPNLAELTSNGVHEGTNRYEIGNANLKTEQNVQTDVNLEYKNSHFEFFINGFYNHVNNYIYTSPTGEILDNNDVFAYVQDNAKLFGGEAGLHIHPHPLDWLHFETSFETVTGKKDNDDYLPLIPANNWNNTLRTEFNIKNWLSEGFASLNVSSTFDQSNVSGFETASKGYTLVNLGFGGTVKLGKTAFDVNLNGNNLFDKKYIAHLSRLKTDGIPNIGRNIVLGVNFNL; from the coding sequence ATGAAAAAAATACTACTAGCCCTAATTTTGGGGTTCTCGAGCATGATTTCTGCTCAAAATTCGGTTTCAGGAATTGTTACCGACAATCAAAATCAGCCAATGCCGGGCGTTTCTGTATATGCGCCAGAATTACATAAAGGAACCACAACAGACGCAAAAGGAAAATACGAATTGAACAATCTTCCAAACGGAAGTCTGCGACTTGCCTTCAATTTTGTAGGTTATGCCAATCAAAATCAAACTATTGCAAAACTTGCAAAAGAAAACACTTTAAACGTTACACTTTTACAATCAATTATGGAGATGGATGAAGTAGTCGTTTCCACTCCATTTAACAAATTGCAATCGCAAAACGTAATGAAAATCGAACACGAAAGCATCAAAACATTGCAACAAAAAGGAACTTCTACTTTGATCGAAGGTTTGGCGACTATTCCTGGAGTTGCTCAGATTTCGACCGGAACGTCAATTGGTAAACCTGTAATTCGTGGACTTAGCGGTAATCGTGTTTTAGTGTATTCTCAAGGCGTTCGAATAGAAAATCAACAATTTGGAGACGAACATGGTTTAGGATTAAATGATGCCGGAATTGAAAGCGTTGAAGTGATCAAAGGACCTGCTTCGTTACTATATGGTTCTGATGCATTAGGTGGTGTTTTATATTTTAACCCCGAAAAATTTGCTGATGCAGGAACTTTCAAAGCAAATTTCAGCCAAAAATATTTTACTAATACTCAAGGAAGCAATTCATCAATTGGTTTAAAAACTTCTACCGATAATTGGAAATTTTTAGCACGTGGAAGCTACAATACACATTCTGATTACAAAATTTCAGGAGGTGATCGCGTGACAAATTCCCGTTACAATGAAACCGATTTTAAAACCGGAATTGGATACAGTAATTCTAGCTTTTCAAGCGTTTTGAGATACAATTACAACAAATTAGATATTGGAATTCCAGAAGACGGAATTGCAGAACAAACTTCCAGCAAAGACACTGAATTTCCAAGACAGGGAATTTTCAATCATTTACTAAGTTTGAACAATGTTGTGTTTTTTGAAAACTCAAAACTGGATGTTGATTTAGGTTATATTGCCAATGACCGAAGCGAATTTGAAGACAGCAACAAAGCTTCTCTTCACATGAAATTGAATACTTTCAACTATAATGCAAAATATCATTTCCCGAAATTCGGAAAAATTGAAACTATTTTAGGGGTTCAAGGAATGCATCAAACCAATACAAATTCGGGAGAGGAATATTTGATTCCGGATGCGACAACGAACGACTTTGGTGTTTTTGGAACGGCAAATTACGAATGGGACAACAGCGTTTTACAAGCCGGATTACGTTTTGACAATAGAAATATTACTTCAATTGCACACGGAACAGAAGGTGAAGAAGGTTATTTTCAGGCATTGGACCGATCATTTGATAGCTTTAACGCTTCTTTGGGATACAAAACAAAATTGGCAGAACCTCTGACACTTCGCTTAAATGTTGCGTCAGGATTTAGAGCGCCAAATTTAGCCGAATTGACTTCAAACGGCGTTCACGAAGGAACAAATCGATATGAAATTGGAAATGCAAATTTAAAAACAGAACAAAACGTTCAGACTGATGTTAACTTAGAATATAAAAATTCGCATTTTGAGTTTTTCATCAACGGGTTTTACAATCACGTGAACAATTACATTTATACTTCGCCAACTGGAGAAATTTTAGATAATAATGATGTATTTGCTTATGTTCAGGACAATGCCAAATTATTTGGTGGTGAAGCTGGACTGCATATTCACCCACATCCGTTAGATTGGTTGCACTTTGAAACTAGTTTTGAAACGGTTACAGGCAAAAAAGACAATGATGATTATCTGCCTTTAATTCCGGCAAATAATTGGAACAACACGCTTAGAACCGAATTTAACATCAAGAATTGGCTAAGCGAAGGTTTTGCTTCATTGAATGTTTCATCGACTTTTGATCAATCAAATGTGAGCGGATTTGAAACAGCTTCTAAAGGTTATACTTTGGTGAATTTAGGTTTTGGAGGAACAGTTAAATTGGGAAAAACTGCTTTTGATGTGAACTTAAACGGAAACAATTTATTCGATAAAAAATACATTGCGCATCTTTCAAGACTGAAAACAGATGGTATTCCAAATATTGGAAGAAACATCGTTTTGGGCGTTAATTTCAATTTGTAA
- a CDS encoding porin family protein: MRLFFTCLFFVSFLNVFSQQEVKPEIKPVIKIDSLYREDQFYFSLTYNLLVNTPERLKQDKFSAGLSAGFLRDMPINKKRTVAIAAGFGLTYQNFYQNFTVSEDTNGAPIYGVNDYDEFVSNRFRQYSVDLPIEFRWRNSTYESTKFWRVYGGVKMSYIFSSKSILDDGENTYKIKNNPDVNTFQYGIYLATGYNTWNIYAYYGLNPLFDSVSTISGEKVKMRAMNVGLIFYIL; the protein is encoded by the coding sequence ATGCGATTATTTTTTACTTGTTTGTTTTTTGTTTCATTTTTGAATGTCTTCTCGCAGCAAGAAGTGAAACCTGAAATCAAGCCAGTAATTAAAATTGATTCGTTGTATCGTGAAGATCAGTTTTACTTTTCATTGACTTATAATCTTTTGGTGAATACGCCTGAAAGACTGAAACAGGATAAGTTTTCTGCTGGACTTTCTGCTGGTTTTTTACGCGATATGCCAATCAACAAAAAAAGAACGGTTGCCATTGCGGCCGGATTTGGATTGACTTATCAAAACTTTTACCAAAATTTTACAGTTTCAGAAGATACAAATGGTGCGCCGATTTATGGCGTCAATGATTATGATGAATTTGTTTCCAATCGATTCAGACAATATTCTGTCGATTTGCCAATTGAATTTAGATGGAGAAATTCGACTTATGAAAGTACGAAGTTTTGGAGGGTTTACGGCGGTGTAAAAATGAGTTATATTTTCTCGAGCAAATCGATTTTAGACGATGGAGAAAATACGTATAAAATAAAAAATAATCCAGATGTCAACACATTTCAATACGGAATTTACCTCGCAACGGGTTACAACACCTGGAATATTTATGCCTATTATGGCTTAAATCCTTTATTTGATTCGGTTTCCACAATTTCTGGCGAAAAAGTAAAAATGAGAGCTATGAATGTTGGACTTATCTTCTATATTTTATAG
- a CDS encoding bifunctional UDP-N-acetylmuramoyl-tripeptide:D-alanyl-D-alanine ligase/alanine racemase: protein MSINLKSLIPVLDAEWIGSNSDVFIDHISIDSRSLQNGSKTLFIALSGVNNDAHLYIAELIEKGVQNFAVQYIPENVKGKANFLVVKNTLNALQQFAAYYRNLFNFPVIGLTGSNGKTIVKEWLNFLLSPDYNIIRSPKSYNSQVGVPLSVIAINEKHNLGIFEAGISTVNEMIKLEKIIKPNIGVLTSIGSAHDEGFENLEQKINEKLLLFKNTEVIIYQKNELVDKCLVAFAAENPIQNRILFSWSFNDNTADVFILKKEIKNETATIQYQYKNEIFDLEIPFSDSASVENAISCLLVLLYFKYDSKTIQNRVQMLYPVQMRLEVKNGINNCSIIDDSYSSDFQSLKIALDFLESQQKKNATKTVILSDIFQSGFSNEELYSKVSQLVSDNKINRVIGIGPTIFSFKDKFSNCIAFQDTASFVEAFESLNFSNETILIKGARSFQFEEIVSLLEEKTHETVLEINLDSISHNLNYYKSKLADDVKIMVMVKAFGYGNGGLEIAKLLEHHKVDYLGVAFADEGISLKNGGIKLPIMVLNPESTSFPSMIQYKLEPEIYSLKGLNAFLKIAKEKNLKDFPIHIKIDTGMHRLGFEENTIDELIATLKNNSTVRVQSVLSHLATSDDPKHFGFVEKQINLFEKLSSKLMSELNINPIRHILNTSGISNFPNAQYNMVRLGIGLYGVSNDPSEQKYLENVGTLKSIISQIRIIPTGDSVGYGRRFMAEKETKIATIPIGYADGISRLWGNEIGFVTIKNQKAKIVGSVCMDMLMVDVSHIDCKEGDSVIIFGESPTVIEMAEALKTIPYEIMTSISQRVKRVFFR from the coding sequence ATGAGCATAAATCTTAAAAGCCTTATCCCGGTTCTTGATGCCGAATGGATTGGCTCAAATTCGGATGTTTTTATCGATCATATTTCGATCGACAGCCGTTCGCTTCAAAACGGATCCAAAACCTTGTTTATTGCTTTGTCAGGCGTTAACAACGATGCTCATTTGTATATAGCAGAATTAATTGAAAAAGGCGTTCAAAATTTTGCTGTTCAATACATTCCTGAAAATGTAAAAGGCAAAGCCAATTTTTTGGTCGTTAAAAACACTTTAAATGCTTTGCAACAATTTGCCGCTTATTACAGGAATTTGTTCAATTTTCCTGTAATTGGTTTAACAGGAAGCAACGGGAAAACAATTGTAAAAGAGTGGCTTAACTTTTTGCTAAGTCCAGATTACAACATAATTCGAAGCCCAAAAAGTTATAACTCTCAAGTTGGCGTTCCGTTATCGGTTATCGCCATAAACGAAAAACACAATTTAGGCATTTTTGAAGCCGGCATTTCAACGGTAAATGAAATGATAAAGCTCGAAAAAATCATCAAACCAAATATTGGAGTTTTGACCAGCATTGGCTCTGCACATGATGAAGGTTTTGAGAATTTGGAACAAAAAATCAACGAGAAGCTTTTGCTGTTTAAAAACACAGAAGTAATTATTTATCAAAAAAATGAATTGGTCGATAAATGTCTTGTTGCTTTTGCTGCAGAAAATCCAATTCAAAATAGAATCCTTTTTTCTTGGAGCTTTAACGATAATACGGCCGATGTTTTTATTCTAAAAAAAGAAATCAAAAACGAAACAGCTACAATTCAATACCAATATAAAAACGAAATTTTTGATTTAGAAATTCCGTTTAGTGATTCAGCTTCAGTTGAAAATGCGATTTCGTGTTTGTTGGTTTTGCTTTATTTTAAATACGATTCGAAAACCATTCAAAATCGAGTGCAAATGTTGTATCCGGTTCAAATGCGCTTGGAAGTCAAAAACGGAATCAATAATTGCAGTATTATTGACGATAGCTACAGTTCCGATTTTCAGTCGCTTAAAATTGCTTTGGATTTCTTGGAAAGTCAGCAAAAAAAGAATGCCACAAAAACGGTAATTCTTTCAGATATATTTCAAAGCGGATTTTCGAATGAAGAATTGTATTCGAAAGTTTCACAATTAGTTTCAGATAACAAAATCAATCGCGTAATTGGCATTGGCCCAACAATTTTTTCTTTTAAAGACAAGTTTTCAAATTGTATTGCATTTCAAGATACAGCTTCGTTTGTTGAAGCTTTTGAAAGTCTGAATTTCAGTAATGAAACTATTTTGATTAAAGGTGCAAGATCTTTTCAGTTTGAAGAAATTGTTTCGCTACTGGAAGAAAAAACGCATGAAACGGTTTTGGAAATCAATCTCGATTCAATTAGTCATAACTTAAATTACTACAAATCAAAACTTGCCGATGATGTAAAAATTATGGTCATGGTAAAAGCTTTCGGTTATGGAAATGGAGGTCTTGAAATTGCAAAATTACTGGAACATCATAAAGTGGATTATTTAGGTGTGGCTTTCGCCGATGAAGGAATTTCGCTGAAAAACGGCGGAATCAAATTGCCAATTATGGTTTTGAATCCTGAGTCGACAAGTTTTCCGTCGATGATTCAGTACAAATTAGAGCCAGAAATTTATAGTTTAAAAGGATTAAATGCCTTTTTGAAAATTGCCAAAGAAAAGAATTTAAAGGATTTTCCAATTCATATAAAAATAGATACTGGAATGCATCGTCTAGGTTTTGAAGAAAATACAATTGATGAGTTGATTGCGACTTTAAAAAATAATTCAACGGTTCGCGTGCAAAGTGTTTTGTCACATTTGGCAACAAGCGATGATCCAAAACATTTTGGATTTGTCGAAAAGCAAATCAATTTATTTGAGAAATTATCTTCCAAATTAATGTCGGAATTAAATATAAACCCGATTCGTCATATTTTGAACACTTCAGGAATCAGCAATTTCCCGAATGCACAATATAATATGGTACGTTTAGGAATTGGTCTATACGGAGTTTCTAATGATCCTTCAGAACAAAAATATCTGGAAAACGTTGGAACCCTAAAATCAATAATTTCTCAAATCCGAATCATTCCAACAGGCGACAGCGTTGGTTACGGGCGTCGTTTTATGGCCGAAAAAGAAACTAAAATTGCGACAATCCCAATTGGTTATGCTGACGGAATTTCGAGATTATGGGGAAATGAAATTGGTTTTGTAACCATCAAAAATCAAAAAGCTAAAATCGTTGGAAGTGTTTGTATGGATATGCTCATGGTTGATGTAAGCCATATTGATTGTAAAGAAGGCGACTCGGTGATTATTTTTGGCGAAAGCCCAACAGTTATTGAAATGGCTGAGGCTTTAAAAACCATTCCGTATGAGATTATGACGAGTATCTCGCAACGTGTCAAACGAGTATTTTTTAGATAG
- the mscL gene encoding large conductance mechanosensitive channel protein MscL, which yields MGFFSEFKAFAIKGNVVDLAVAVIIGAAFGKIVSSFIEDVITPLVLKPALEAAHLEKIQDLTAFGGVKYGLFLSAVINFVIVAFVLFLVIKGVNKLKKEEAPAPPAGPTQEELLTQIRDLLKNK from the coding sequence ATGGGATTTTTTTCTGAATTTAAGGCATTTGCAATAAAAGGCAACGTGGTTGATCTTGCTGTTGCAGTAATTATTGGGGCGGCATTTGGTAAAATTGTAAGTTCATTTATTGAAGATGTAATTACGCCACTAGTATTGAAACCGGCATTAGAAGCTGCGCATTTAGAAAAAATTCAAGATCTTACCGCTTTTGGCGGTGTAAAATACGGTCTTTTTCTTTCGGCAGTAATTAACTTTGTAATTGTTGCTTTTGTTTTATTCTTAGTTATTAAAGGAGTAAACAAACTTAAAAAAGAAGAAGCTCCAGCGCCACCAGCAGGACCAACGCAAGAAGAATTGCTTACACAAATTAGAGATTTATTAAAAAATAAATAA
- a CDS encoding aspartate-semialdehyde dehydrogenase has translation MRIAVVGATGMVGEVMLKVLAERNFPVTELIPVASERSVGKEIEYKGTKYKVVGLQTAVDMKADIAVFSAGGDTSLEWAPKFAAAGTTVIDNSSAWRMDPTKKLVVPEINASVLTKEDKIIANPNCSTIQMVMTLAPLHKKYNIKRIIVSTYQSITGTGVKAVKQLENEYAGIQGDMAYKYPIHRNAIPHCDSFEDNGYTKEEMKLVRETQKILGDNTIRVTATAVRVPVVGGHSEAVNVEFTNDFDVNEVREILHNTDGVVVQDNLDTFTYPMPLYAEGKNDVFVGRIRRDESQPNTLNMWIVADNLRKGAATNTIQIAEYLIQAGLV, from the coding sequence ATGAGAATTGCAGTTGTAGGTGCTACCGGAATGGTTGGCGAAGTAATGCTTAAAGTTTTAGCAGAAAGAAATTTTCCTGTTACAGAATTAATTCCTGTTGCATCAGAGAGATCAGTAGGAAAAGAAATTGAATATAAAGGAACAAAATATAAAGTTGTTGGTTTACAGACTGCCGTAGACATGAAAGCTGATATCGCAGTTTTTTCTGCTGGAGGAGATACTTCATTAGAGTGGGCTCCAAAATTTGCTGCTGCCGGAACAACGGTTATCGACAACTCTTCAGCTTGGAGAATGGATCCGACTAAAAAATTGGTAGTTCCAGAAATCAATGCTTCTGTTTTGACTAAAGAAGACAAAATCATTGCAAATCCAAACTGTTCTACTATTCAAATGGTAATGACTTTGGCGCCTTTGCACAAAAAATATAACATTAAAAGAATTATTGTTTCGACTTACCAATCAATCACTGGAACTGGTGTAAAAGCGGTTAAACAATTAGAAAACGAGTACGCAGGAATTCAAGGTGACATGGCTTACAAATATCCAATTCACAGAAATGCGATTCCACATTGCGACAGTTTCGAAGATAATGGCTACACTAAAGAAGAAATGAAATTAGTTCGCGAAACTCAAAAAATTCTTGGTGACAACACCATCAGAGTTACAGCTACTGCAGTTCGCGTACCAGTTGTTGGTGGACACAGTGAAGCTGTAAACGTTGAGTTTACAAATGATTTTGATGTGAATGAAGTTCGCGAAATCTTGCACAATACCGATGGAGTAGTAGTGCAGGATAATTTAGATACATTCACATATCCAATGCCATTATACGCTGAAGGTAAAAATGATGTTTTTGTTGGAAGAATCCGTCGTGACGAAAGCCAGCCAAATACATTAAACATGTGGATTGTTGCGGATAACTTAAGAAAAGGTGCAGCAACAAACACCATCCAAATTGCTGAATATTTAATTCAAGCAGGTCTGGTTTAA
- a CDS encoding 2Fe-2S iron-sulfur cluster-binding protein, translating into MDVLIKIKDREGVVHELQAPTDMAMNIMELCKAYELPVEGTCGGMAMCASCQCYVLNDVALPEMGDEEEAMLSEAFYVKSNSRLGCQIPITEELEGLELELAPEY; encoded by the coding sequence ATGGATGTATTAATAAAGATTAAAGATCGAGAAGGAGTTGTTCATGAATTACAAGCTCCAACCGATATGGCAATGAACATAATGGAATTATGCAAAGCATATGAACTTCCTGTTGAAGGAACTTGTGGCGGAATGGCCATGTGCGCTTCTTGCCAATGCTATGTTCTAAATGACGTTGCCCTACCAGAGATGGGAGATGAAGAAGAAGCTATGCTTTCGGAAGCATTTTATGTAAAATCGAATAGCCGTTTAGGATGCCAAATTCCAATCACTGAAGAATTAGAAGGTTTAGAATTAGAATTGGCTCCAGAATATTAA
- a CDS encoding NifU family protein — MTTEELTNNVLLALDEIRPFLKSDGGDITLVSIDEDKHVKVRLEGACISCSVNQMTLKAGVETTIKKYAPQIETVVNIM; from the coding sequence ATGACAACAGAAGAATTAACAAATAACGTTTTGTTGGCTTTAGATGAAATAAGGCCATTTTTGAAATCTGATGGAGGTGATATCACGCTAGTTTCTATCGACGAGGACAAACATGTAAAAGTTCGTCTTGAGGGCGCTTGTATTAGCTGCAGCGTAAATCAAATGACTTTGAAAGCAGGCGTTGAAACGACTATAAAAAAATATGCACCACAAATTGAAACTGTGGTGAACATCATGTAG
- a CDS encoding Mrp/NBP35 family ATP-binding protein, which translates to MKLDRKEILKALETITIAGEGKNMVESGAVANVITFGDEVVVDLVLHTPAMHIKKRAEDDVKKTIHDLISADAKIKVNIKVEVPEKVEIKGRAIPGIKNIIAIASGKGGVGKSTVTANLAVTLAKMGFKVGILDADIYGPSMPIMFDVENEKPISTTVDGKSKMKPIESYDIKILSIGFFTAPSQAVIWRGPMAAKALNQMLFDADWGELDFMLLDLPPGTGDIHLSIMQSLPITGAVVVSTPQAVALADAKKGVAMFMQDNINVPVLGIVENMAYFTPEELPNNKYYIFGQEGAKNLAADLDVPFLGEVPIVQSIREAGDYGRPAALQTASVIESVFEEITRNVVQETVNRNESLPATEAIKITTMAGCSAVKK; encoded by the coding sequence ATGAAATTAGATAGAAAAGAAATCCTTAAGGCTCTAGAAACTATCACTATAGCAGGAGAAGGTAAAAATATGGTGGAAAGCGGCGCCGTTGCCAACGTTATTACATTTGGCGATGAAGTTGTAGTAGATTTAGTACTTCACACTCCAGCAATGCACATCAAAAAAAGAGCAGAAGACGATGTTAAAAAAACAATCCATGACTTGATCTCTGCCGATGCAAAAATCAAAGTAAATATTAAAGTTGAAGTTCCTGAAAAAGTCGAAATCAAAGGTCGAGCAATTCCAGGAATCAAAAATATCATTGCCATCGCTTCTGGAAAAGGAGGAGTTGGAAAATCAACTGTTACCGCAAACCTTGCTGTAACTCTTGCAAAAATGGGATTCAAAGTTGGTATTTTAGATGCTGATATCTACGGCCCATCGATGCCTATTATGTTTGATGTTGAAAACGAAAAACCAATTTCGACTACCGTTGACGGGAAATCAAAAATGAAACCAATTGAAAGTTATGATATCAAAATACTTTCTATTGGATTTTTTACAGCGCCAAGCCAAGCTGTAATCTGGAGAGGCCCAATGGCCGCAAAAGCGTTAAACCAAATGCTTTTTGATGCAGATTGGGGAGAACTTGATTTTATGCTTTTAGATTTGCCTCCAGGAACGGGAGACATTCATCTTTCGATTATGCAATCATTGCCGATAACTGGTGCAGTTGTAGTAAGTACGCCTCAAGCGGTTGCGCTTGCCGATGCTAAAAAAGGAGTGGCAATGTTCATGCAAGACAATATTAATGTTCCTGTTTTAGGAATTGTTGAAAACATGGCGTACTTTACACCAGAAGAATTACCAAACAACAAATATTATATCTTTGGACAAGAAGGAGCAAAAAATCTTGCTGCCGACCTAGATGTGCCATTTTTAGGTGAAGTTCCAATCGTACAATCTATTCGTGAAGCAGGAGATTACGGTCGTCCTGCTGCTTTGCAAACAGCTTCAGTAATCGAATCTGTTTTTGAAGAAATTACTCGAAATGTTGTACAAGAAACAGTAAACAGAAATGAAAGCTTGCCAGCAACCGAAGCCATTAAAATTACAACTATGGCAGGATGTTCGGCAGTGAAAAAATAA